The Sesamum indicum cultivar Zhongzhi No. 13 linkage group LG2, S_indicum_v1.0, whole genome shotgun sequence genome contains a region encoding:
- the LOC105155587 gene encoding subtilisin-like protease SBT1.7 (The sequence of the model RefSeq protein was modified relative to this genomic sequence to represent the inferred CDS: added 138 bases not found in genome assembly), translating into MKISKLRVLPLMTVLFLCHAFVEAEDMNNQQKKKIFIIHMDKSNMPASFDDHLQWYDSSLKSVSDSANMLYIYNNVIHGYSVQLTAEEAGFLKEQPGILLVQEDIKYELHTTRSPEFLGLLNSDAYLPESSTPSEVIIGVVDTGVWPEASSFDDKGLGPLPNGWKGECEVGRTFNSSSCNRKLIGARFFSEGYEAAFGPIDETAESKSPRDDDGHGTHTSTTAAGSTVVGASLFGYAAGTARGMARHARVAAYKVCWLGGCLGSDILAGMEKAIEDGVHILSLSLGGSLSEYFRDTVAIGAFAATSKGILVSCSAGNGGPSPGSLSNVAPWITTVGAGTMDRQFPAYVTLGNGKKLTGASVYSGKSLAGSLMPLVYARNVSSTSNGNLCTKGSLIPEKVKGKIVVCDRGMNPRAQKSLEVKDAGGIGMVLSNTDAFGEELVADAHFIPTAAVGQIAGDEIKKYILSEPNPSATIASAGTQLGVQPSPVVAAFSSRGPNPITPDILKPDLIAPGVNILAGWTGKVGPTGLPEDTRHVDFNIISGTSMSCPHVSGLAALVKAAHPEWSPAAIRSALMTTAYSKYKNGERIQDVATGMASTPFDHGAGHVDPVSALDPGLVYDITVEDYLNFLCAIKYSSSMIKIITKQDYSCKVDKEYSVAGLNYPSFAVPLQTASGPNGGSSAPTTVKYTRTLTNVGNPATYKVTISQETEAVKILVLPEVLDFSNPNEKKTYTVKFTARSMPSGTTSYAHLEWSDGKHIVGSPIVFSWT; encoded by the exons ATGAAGATATCCAAGCTCAGAGTTCTTCCATTGATGACAGTTCTGTTTCTCTGCCATGCATTTGTTGAGGCAGAAGACATGAACAACCAgcagaagaaaaagatattcATCATTCACATGGACAAGTCAAATATGCCAGCAAGTTTTGATGATCACCTCCAGTGGTATGACTCATCTTTGAAGTCAGTATCAGACTCTGCAAACATGCTCTACATCTACAACAATGTCATCCATGGCTACTCTGTGCAACTAACAGCTGAGGAAGCTGGCTTCCTCAAAGAGCAACCAGGAATTCTGTTAGTCCAGGAAGACATAAAATATGAACTCCACACCACCAGATCACCAGAGTTCCTGGGACTCCTCAACAGTGATGCATACTTACCTGAGTCTAGCACCCCTAGTGAAGTAATAATTGGTGTGGTAGACACTGGAGTTTGGCCTGAAGCAAGCAGCTTTGATGACAAGGGACTAGGCCCACTCCCCAATGGGTGGAAGGGTGAGTGTGAAGTCGGCAGAACCTTTAACTCATCAAGTTGCAACCGCAAACTCATTGGCGCAAGGTTTTTCTCAGAAGGTTATGAAGCCGCTTTCGGGCCAATTGATGAAACAGCAGAATCAAAGTCCCCAAGGGATGACGACGGCCATGGAACACACACATCAACCACAGCAGCTGGATCAACTGTTGTTGGAGCAAGTCTCTTTGGTTATGCTGCAGGTACAGCTCGTGGGATGGCCAGACATGCCAGGGTGGCAGCATACAAGGTGTGCTGGCTTGGAGGATGTCTCGGCAGCGACATACTAGCAGGGATGGAGAAGGCAATAGA TCCAGGAAGCTTGTCCAATGTTGCACCATGGATAACCACAGTCGGAGCCGGCACAATGGATCGTCAGTTTCCAGCATATGTTACTCTTggaaatggaaagaaattaACTGGGGCATCAGTCTACAGTGGGAAATCCTTAGCTGGCTCCTTAATGCCACTGGTGTATGCTCGTAATGTTAGTAGTACATCCAATGGCAATCTATGCACGAAAGGAAGTCTAATTCCAGAAAAAGTTAAGGGGAAGATAGTGGTTTGTGACCGAGGGATGAATCCAAGGGCACAAAAAAGTTTAGAAGTAAAAGATGCAGGTGGCATTGGGATGGTTCTTTCAAACACTGATGCCTTTGGAGAAGAACTGGTTGCTGATGCCCATTTTATACCTACAGCAGCTGTGGGTCAGATTGCAGGTGATGAGATAAAAAAGTACATACTTTCTGAACCTAATCCAAGTGCAACAATTGCATCCGCAGGCACCCAACTTGGTGTTCAACCATCCCCTGTGGTAGCAGCATTCAGTTCCAGAGGTCCAAACCCAATCACGCCAGACATACTCAAGCCTGATTTAATAGCACCAGGTGTTAATATACTTGCCGGTTGGACAGGAAAAGTTGGTCCTACAGGGTTGCCTGAAGACACCCGTCATGTGGACTTCAACATAATTTCTGGTACTTCCATGTCATGCCCACATGTGAGTGGTTTGGCTGCACTAGTTAAAGCTGCACATCCAGAATGGAGCCCTGCAGCTATAAGATCAGCACTAATGACAACAGCTTACAGTAAATACAAGAATGGAGAAAGAATTCAAGATGTTGCAACTGGAATGGCATCAACACCATTTGATCACGGTGCTGGACATGTGGACCCTGTATCAGCTCTTGACCCTGGCCTAGTGTATGATATCACAGTTGAAGACTATTTAAACTTCCTTTGTGCCATAAAATATAGCTCAAGTATGATCAAGATCATCACAAAGCAAGATTATTCCTGCAAGGTGGATAAGGAATACAGCGTAGCAGGTCTTAACTATCCATCTTTTGCTGTTCCCCTGCAGACAGCCTCAGGCCCAAATGGTGGTAGCAGTGCACCAACAACAGTCAAGTATACAAGGACCCTAACAAATGTGGGCAATCCAGCAACTTACAAGGTCACAATCTCTCAGGAGACAGAGGCAGTCAAGATTCTGGTTCTTCCAGAGGTGCTCGATTTCAGCAATCCAAATGAGAAGAAGACTTACACAGTGAAATTCACTGCAAGGTCCATGCCCTCAGGCACGACCAGCTACGCTCATTTGGAATGGTCAGATGGAAAGCACATAGTTGGTAGCCCAATTGTATTTAGTTGGACATAG
- the LOC105155586 gene encoding protein arginine N-methyltransferase 2 isoform X1: MEENKQESLREAARDGDLGRVKSLIASGADVTYFDGEGLTPLMHAARNGYPEVVKMLLDSGAPWNALSPSNLSAGDFAMENGHQSAFDILLNAGIQAELILGTIARKDNADGKPNRDYLEDRVTFSEDKVMDTKSKAVMMAWERPLMEAHAKAICSRGGHILNVGFGMGLVDTAIQQYAPVSHTIIEAHPEVYDRMLRTGWGEKENVKIVFGRWQDVLSQLESYDGIFFDTYGEYYEDMREFHQYLPRLLKPGGIYSFFNGLCGGNPFFHVVYCQLVALELENLGYSTQLIPLPVKECLGEETWEGVKHKYWQLDTYYLPVCQSIDDAD, translated from the exons ATGGaggaaaacaaacaagaaTCACTCCGCGAGGCAGCCCGAGACGGCGACCTTGGCAGAGTGAAATCCCTGATTGCATCCGGAGCTGATGTCACCTACTTCGATGGTGAGGGCCTGACGCCGCTGATGCACGCCGCCAGAAACGGCTACCCTGAAGTGGTGAAAATGCTCCTCGATAGCGGCGCCCCCTGGAACGCTCTCTCCCCTTCCAATCTCTCTGCCGGAGACTTCGCCATGGAAAATGGTCATCAATCCGCTTTCGACATCCTCCTCAATGCAG GCATACAAGCTGAATTGATTCTTGGAACAATAGCAAGGAAAGACAATGCAGATGGTAAACCTAATAGGGATTATTTAGAAGACAGGGTTACTTTTAGTGAGGATAAGGTAATGGATACAAAAAGCAAGGCTGTTATGATGGCTTGGGAGAGGCCACTAATGGAAGCTCATGCAAAAGCTATTTGCTCACGAGGTGGGCACATATTAAACGTTGGGTTTGGCATGGGTCTTGTGGATACTGCAATACAACAATACGCACCTGTGTCACACACTATTATTGAAGCTCATCCTGAGGTCTATGATCGTATGCTTCGCACTGGGTGGGGTGAAAAGGAGAATGTGAAGATAGTGTTTGGTCGCTGGCAGGATGTTCTCTCTCAACTGGAATCATACGATG GGATATTCTTTGACACCTACGGTGAATATTATGAAGACATGAGAGAGTTTCACCAATATCTACCACGATTGTTAAAGCCTGGAGGAATATATTCATTCTTCAATGGTCTTTGTGGTGGTAATCCCTTCTTTCATGTTGTTTATTGTCAGTTAGTTGCTCTGGAACTTGAGAATTTGGGTTACTCAACACAGTTGATACCCTTACCTGTGAAGGAATGCTTAGGAGAAGAAACGTGGGAGGGTGTGAAACACAAGTACTGGCAGTTGGATACTTATTACCTTCCTGTTTGTCAGTCAATCGATGATGCTGACTAA
- the LOC105155586 gene encoding protein arginine N-methyltransferase 2 isoform X2, with protein sequence MEENKQESLREAARDGDLGRVKSLIASGADVTYFDGEGLTPLMHAARNGYPEVVKMLLDSGAPWNALSPSNLSAGDFAMENGHQSAFDILLNAGIQAELILGTIARKDNADGKPNRDYLEDRVTFSEDKVMDTKSKAVMMAWERPLMEAHAKAICSRGGHILNVGFGMGLVDTAIQQYAPVSHTIIEAHPEVYDRMLRTGWGEKENVKIVFGRWQDVLSQLESYDGIFFDTYGEYYEDMREFHQYLPRLLKPGGIYSFFNGLCGGMLRRRNVGGCETQVLAVGYLLPSCLSVNR encoded by the exons ATGGaggaaaacaaacaagaaTCACTCCGCGAGGCAGCCCGAGACGGCGACCTTGGCAGAGTGAAATCCCTGATTGCATCCGGAGCTGATGTCACCTACTTCGATGGTGAGGGCCTGACGCCGCTGATGCACGCCGCCAGAAACGGCTACCCTGAAGTGGTGAAAATGCTCCTCGATAGCGGCGCCCCCTGGAACGCTCTCTCCCCTTCCAATCTCTCTGCCGGAGACTTCGCCATGGAAAATGGTCATCAATCCGCTTTCGACATCCTCCTCAATGCAG GCATACAAGCTGAATTGATTCTTGGAACAATAGCAAGGAAAGACAATGCAGATGGTAAACCTAATAGGGATTATTTAGAAGACAGGGTTACTTTTAGTGAGGATAAGGTAATGGATACAAAAAGCAAGGCTGTTATGATGGCTTGGGAGAGGCCACTAATGGAAGCTCATGCAAAAGCTATTTGCTCACGAGGTGGGCACATATTAAACGTTGGGTTTGGCATGGGTCTTGTGGATACTGCAATACAACAATACGCACCTGTGTCACACACTATTATTGAAGCTCATCCTGAGGTCTATGATCGTATGCTTCGCACTGGGTGGGGTGAAAAGGAGAATGTGAAGATAGTGTTTGGTCGCTGGCAGGATGTTCTCTCTCAACTGGAATCATACGATG GGATATTCTTTGACACCTACGGTGAATATTATGAAGACATGAGAGAGTTTCACCAATATCTACCACGATTGTTAAAGCCTGGAGGAATATATTCATTCTTCAATGGTCTTTGTGGTG GAATGCTTAGGAGAAGAAACGTGGGAGGGTGTGAAACACAAGTACTGGCAGTTGGATACTTATTACCTTCCTGTTTGTCAGTCAATCGATGA
- the LOC105155586 gene encoding protein arginine N-methyltransferase 2 isoform X3, whose translation MEENKQESLREAARDGDLGRVKSLIASGADVTYFDGEGLTPLMHAARNGYPEVVKMLLDSGAPWNALSPSNLSAGDFAMENGHQSAFDILLNAGIQAELILGTIARKDNADGKPNRDYLEDRVTFSEDKVMDTKSKAVMMAWERPLMEAHAKAICSRGGHILNVGFGMGLVDTAIQQYAPVSHTIIEAHPEVYDRMLRTGWGEKENVKIVFGRWQDVLSQLESYDGIFFDTYGEYYEDMREFHQYLPRLLKPGGIYSFFNGLCGATDG comes from the exons ATGGaggaaaacaaacaagaaTCACTCCGCGAGGCAGCCCGAGACGGCGACCTTGGCAGAGTGAAATCCCTGATTGCATCCGGAGCTGATGTCACCTACTTCGATGGTGAGGGCCTGACGCCGCTGATGCACGCCGCCAGAAACGGCTACCCTGAAGTGGTGAAAATGCTCCTCGATAGCGGCGCCCCCTGGAACGCTCTCTCCCCTTCCAATCTCTCTGCCGGAGACTTCGCCATGGAAAATGGTCATCAATCCGCTTTCGACATCCTCCTCAATGCAG GCATACAAGCTGAATTGATTCTTGGAACAATAGCAAGGAAAGACAATGCAGATGGTAAACCTAATAGGGATTATTTAGAAGACAGGGTTACTTTTAGTGAGGATAAGGTAATGGATACAAAAAGCAAGGCTGTTATGATGGCTTGGGAGAGGCCACTAATGGAAGCTCATGCAAAAGCTATTTGCTCACGAGGTGGGCACATATTAAACGTTGGGTTTGGCATGGGTCTTGTGGATACTGCAATACAACAATACGCACCTGTGTCACACACTATTATTGAAGCTCATCCTGAGGTCTATGATCGTATGCTTCGCACTGGGTGGGGTGAAAAGGAGAATGTGAAGATAGTGTTTGGTCGCTGGCAGGATGTTCTCTCTCAACTGGAATCATACGATG GGATATTCTTTGACACCTACGGTGAATATTATGAAGACATGAGAGAGTTTCACCAATATCTACCACGATTGTTAAAGCCTGGAGGAATATATTCATTCTTCAATGGTCTTTGTGGTG CTACAGATGGATGA
- the LOC105155585 gene encoding uncharacterized protein LOC105155585, with product MASSFDRWEKDPFFSAAEEVQESADRMESTYRTWIHAKKDALGAWNLDELRRDLQTTLGTTKWQLEEFGRAVRSSYTSSSSGDDAKDRHHDFIIAIEDQIMKVESTLNEPAVSQGKPPLPWVRLDEGERNELAMFLSGKPSHSTNKTLGKVHGNNQGVESSQEADRIMMNECSRSSSNLVELDGVEAKEEKFPGHRRTASASAEIGSWKIVVADDASPHESSSVRPDPPPRKIPSFSGFLNTMESSMSQLKWSKNGYKKLKLTDRHEEADSTLPRSQNLTRGINICYEKSKSCLDGCDDYDKQLYGWYGTIQRQLQRSQYHVQYSRPVQVVFSIILLLCLLVLLALRAI from the exons ATGGCATCAAGTTTTGATAGATGGGAAAAAGATCCGTTTTTCTCTGCTGCGGAGGAAGTTCAGGAATCTGCCGACAG GATGGAATCGACTTATAGAACATGGATTCATGCAAAGAAGGATGCCCTTGGCGCTTGGAATTTGGATGAGCTCCGGAGAGATCTCCAAACAACCCTTGGCACTACCAAGTGGCAG CTGGAAGAATTCGGGCGTGCTGTGAGATCAAGTTATACCAGTAGTAGTTCAGGTGATGATGCAAAAGATAGGCATCATGATTTCATAATTGCAATCGAGGATCAAATAATGAAAGTTGAAAGTACTTTAAATGAACCGGCAGTATCACAAGGGAAGCCACCATTGCCTTGGGTGCGATTAGATGAAGGTGAACGAAATGAGCTTGCGATGTTTCTATCAGGAAAACCATCACATTCCACAAATAAAACCTTGGGAAAAGTTCATGGTAATAACCAGGGAGTGGAAAGCTCGCAAGAAGCTGATCGGATTATGATGAATGAGTGTTCGAGGAGTTCATCGAATTTGGTTGAGTTGGATGGGGTGGAGGCTAAGGAGGAGAAGTTTCCAGGGCATCGTAGAACAGCTAGTGCTAGTGCTGAAATTGGCTCCTGGAAGATTGTAGTGGCTGATGATGCTTCGCCACATGAGTCATCCAGTGTAAGACCTGATCCACCACCTCGAAAGATACCCAGTTTTTCAGGGTTTTTAAATACCATGGAATCATCCATGTCTCAATTGAAGTGGTCAAAGAATGGTTACAAGAAATTAAAGCTCACAGACCGGCATGAAGAAGCTGATAGTACATTACCCAGATCTCAGAATTTGACTAGA GGCATCAACATATGCTACGAAAAGAGTAAGAGTTGTCTTGATGGTTGTGATGATTATGACAAGCAACTGTATGGTTGGTATGGTACCATCCAGAGACAACTTCAGAGGTCGCAATATCATGTGCAATATAGTCGACCTGTTCAAGTTGTGTTCTCCATTATTCTCCTCCTTTGCTTGCTTG TTTTATTGGCTCTGCGTGCAATCTGA